Proteins from a single region of Felis catus isolate Fca126 chromosome B4, F.catus_Fca126_mat1.0, whole genome shotgun sequence:
- the PMCH gene encoding pro-MCH isoform X1, with protein sequence MAKMSLSSYILILTFSLFSQGILLSASKSIRNLEDDMVFNTFRLGKAFQKDDTPQKSVVVPSLEQYKNDESSFMNDEENKNSKNTGSKHNFLNHGLPLNLAIKPYLALKGSVAFPAENGVQNTESTQEKREIGDEENSAKFPIGRRDFDMLRCMLGRVYRPCWQV encoded by the exons ATGGCAAAAATGAGTCTCTCTTCCTACATATTAATACtaactttttctctgttttctcaagGCATTTTACTTTCAGCATCCAAGTCCATAAGAAATTTAGAAGATGACATGGTATTTAATACATTCAGGCTGGGGAAAGCTTTTCAGAAGGATGATACTCCTCAAAAATCAGTCGTCGTTCCTTCTCTGgaacaatataaaaatgatgaGAGCAGTTTCATGAacgatgaggaaaacaaaaattcaaag AACACAGGCTCCAAACATAATTTCTTAAATCATGGTCTGCCACTGAATCTGGCTATAAAACCTTATCTGGCACTAAAAGGATCTGTAGCTTTTCCAGCTGAGAATGGAGTTCAGAATACTGAATCAacacaagaaaagagagaaattgggGATGAAGAAAACTCAGCTAAATTTCCTATAGGAAGGAGAGATTTTGACA TGCTCAGGTGCATGCTGGGAAGAGTCTATCGACCTTGTTGGCAAGTCTGA
- the PMCH gene encoding pro-MCH isoform X2: MNKFEDPKMGILLSASKSIRNLEDDMVFNTFRLGKAFQKDDTPQKSVVVPSLEQYKNDESSFMNDEENKNSKNTGSKHNFLNHGLPLNLAIKPYLALKGSVAFPAENGVQNTESTQEKREIGDEENSAKFPIGRRDFDMLRCMLGRVYRPCWQV; encoded by the exons GCATTTTACTTTCAGCATCCAAGTCCATAAGAAATTTAGAAGATGACATGGTATTTAATACATTCAGGCTGGGGAAAGCTTTTCAGAAGGATGATACTCCTCAAAAATCAGTCGTCGTTCCTTCTCTGgaacaatataaaaatgatgaGAGCAGTTTCATGAacgatgaggaaaacaaaaattcaaag AACACAGGCTCCAAACATAATTTCTTAAATCATGGTCTGCCACTGAATCTGGCTATAAAACCTTATCTGGCACTAAAAGGATCTGTAGCTTTTCCAGCTGAGAATGGAGTTCAGAATACTGAATCAacacaagaaaagagagaaattgggGATGAAGAAAACTCAGCTAAATTTCCTATAGGAAGGAGAGATTTTGACA TGCTCAGGTGCATGCTGGGAAGAGTCTATCGACCTTGTTGGCAAGTCTGA